The Candidatus Auribacterota bacterium genome window below encodes:
- the fabF gene encoding beta-ketoacyl-ACP synthase II, giving the protein MRRVVITGVGALAPNGNSAQEMWESLCKGRSGIARISSFDPSLFPTQIGGEVKGFDPKVWINPKEARRMDRFVQFAVVVAKMAVDNAGLDLRKEDLLRIGVVVGSGIGGISTIEEQHTLMVTKGPQRISPFFIPMLIVNMAPGMIAMQLGVKGPNCCIVSACASAAHSIGEASLMIKFGDADVMIAGGTEAAVTPLSIAGFCALKALSTRNDAPEKASRPFDKERDGFVMSEGAGVVILEELEHARKRDARIYAELIGYGSTADAYHMTAPAPGGEGAAACMRMAVKNAGVNPDGIDYINAHGTSTNLNDKYETMAIKDVFRDHAKKLAVSSNKSMFGHLLGAAGGVELISTVFTLTHGIIPPTINYEYPDPECDLDYVPNTAREQSVRVAMSNSFGFGGHNSSLVVRKFEG; this is encoded by the coding sequence GTGAGGCGGGTGGTCATTACAGGGGTGGGTGCACTTGCCCCTAACGGCAATAGCGCTCAAGAGATGTGGGAGTCTCTCTGCAAGGGGAGGAGCGGCATAGCCCGTATTAGTTCTTTTGATCCCTCTCTCTTCCCCACGCAAATCGGCGGCGAGGTGAAGGGGTTCGATCCGAAGGTATGGATCAATCCGAAGGAAGCCAGGCGGATGGATCGCTTCGTGCAGTTCGCCGTGGTGGTGGCAAAAATGGCCGTTGACAACGCCGGCCTTGATCTTCGGAAGGAAGACTTGCTCAGGATCGGTGTTGTTGTCGGGTCCGGCATCGGGGGCATCAGCACCATTGAGGAACAGCATACCTTGATGGTCACCAAAGGCCCTCAGCGCATTTCGCCCTTCTTTATCCCCATGCTCATCGTCAACATGGCGCCGGGGATGATCGCCATGCAACTCGGGGTCAAAGGCCCCAACTGCTGCATCGTCTCCGCATGCGCCTCTGCCGCGCATAGCATCGGTGAGGCATCGCTCATGATCAAATTCGGTGATGCTGATGTGATGATCGCCGGCGGGACCGAGGCGGCAGTGACCCCCCTTAGCATCGCGGGTTTCTGCGCCCTGAAAGCGCTCTCGACGAGGAATGACGCTCCCGAGAAGGCGAGCAGGCCTTTTGACAAGGAACGGGACGGATTCGTCATGTCCGAGGGGGCGGGAGTCGTCATTCTCGAGGAGCTGGAGCACGCCAGGAAAAGGGATGCGCGCATCTATGCCGAGCTGATCGGCTACGGCTCAACCGCCGATGCCTACCATATGACCGCCCCCGCGCCCGGAGGCGAGGGAGCGGCAGCGTGCATGAGAATGGCCGTTAAAAATGCGGGGGTTAACCCTGACGGCATCGACTATATCAATGCGCATGGCACCTCCACGAACCTCAATGACAAGTATGAGACCATGGCGATCAAGGATGTTTTTAGAGATCATGCCAAAAAGCTGGCGGTGAGCTCCAACAAATCAATGTTCGGGCACCTCCTGGGCGCCGCGGGGGGAGTTGAGCTCATCAGCACCGTGTTCACCCTCACACATGGCATTATTCCACCCACCATCAACTATGAGTACCCCGATCCGGAGTGCGATCTGGATTATGTGCCCAATACCGCGCGGGAACAGAGCGTCAGGGTTGCCATGTCCAATTCGTTCGGATTCGGCGGTCACAATTCCTCACTCGTGGTCCGGAAGTTTGAAGGCTAG
- a CDS encoding acyl carrier protein, whose translation MSDIAQRVKDIVVEQLGVNPDEVTPDASFIDDLGADSLDTVELVMALEEEFDAEIPDEDAENLKTVGEATKYIEEHCQKQE comes from the coding sequence ATGTCGGATATCGCACAGAGGGTAAAGGATATCGTGGTGGAGCAGCTCGGGGTCAATCCCGATGAGGTGACTCCCGATGCTTCTTTTATCGACGATCTGGGGGCGGATTCTCTCGATACTGTCGAGCTGGTGATGGCCCTCGAGGAAGAGTTCGACGCGGAGATTCCCGATGAGGATGCGGAGAATCTGAAGACCGTCGGTGAAGCCACTAAGTATATCGAGGAACATTGCCAGAAGCAGGAATAG
- the fabG gene encoding 3-oxoacyl-[acyl-carrier-protein] reductase produces MLENKVAVVTGAAQGIGREIALCFARSGADVAICDRDAEPLTKVRDEITALGRRACALTADVSSAEQVHDAVNKIIDSFERIDILVNNAGIARDNFLLRMSEADWDAVIAVNLTGAFHFTKAVVKPMMKRRAGKIINIASVVGLIGNAGQANYAASKAGVIGLTKSIARELASRGITANAIAPGFIQTRMTEVLPNGIKQKMLESIPMGHFGTPSDVASAALFLASSLSDYMTGQVLVVDGGMVM; encoded by the coding sequence ATGCTCGAGAATAAGGTTGCCGTCGTGACGGGGGCTGCCCAGGGGATTGGGAGAGAGATCGCGCTCTGTTTCGCGCGGTCGGGGGCGGACGTCGCCATCTGCGATCGTGACGCCGAGCCGCTCACGAAGGTGCGTGATGAGATCACGGCGCTGGGGCGGCGCGCGTGTGCGCTCACTGCGGATGTGAGCAGCGCGGAGCAGGTTCACGATGCGGTAAACAAAATTATTGACTCTTTCGAACGGATTGATATACTCGTCAACAATGCCGGCATCGCGAGAGATAATTTTCTCCTGAGGATGAGCGAGGCAGACTGGGATGCCGTGATCGCGGTGAATCTGACGGGTGCGTTTCACTTCACCAAGGCTGTCGTCAAGCCGATGATGAAACGGCGCGCCGGAAAGATCATCAACATCGCCTCAGTTGTCGGATTAATTGGCAACGCGGGGCAGGCCAACTATGCGGCTTCAAAGGCTGGTGTGATAGGGTTGACGAAATCTATTGCCAGGGAGCTCGCGTCACGGGGGATCACCGCGAATGCGATAGCCCCCGGTTTTATTCAGACGCGGATGACCGAGGTGCTCCCGAATGGGATAAAGCAGAAGATGCTGGAGAGCATCCCGATGGGGCATTTTGGCACACCGTCAGATGTCGCGAGCGCAGCCCTGTTCCTCGCGAGCAGCCTTTCTGATTATATGACGGGACAGGTTCTCGTGGTGGATGGCGGCATGGTGATGTGA
- the fabD gene encoding ACP S-malonyltransferase, whose translation MYDSHKIVLLFPGQGSQEVGMGGAIAERFTDARKVFEEANEILGFDIRKLCVEGPEAELTLTKNSQPAIFVTGIACIRALQEVAVDMPLPIAAAGLSLGEFSAHVAAGSFSFADGLRLVRQRGEAMQEACDREPSTMASIVGLDLDTVKQICSLFQDRGVLDVANLNCPGQIAISGSVEAVKAAMTEAEKRGAQKAMQLQVSGAFHSRLMKPAEERLRRAVMETKIVEPKYPVIANVSALPVTQPGEIRAALLRQLCSPVLWEKSVRYLISRGVAFFMEVGHGRVLRGLMRRIDKSLKVVNVQDPDTLGKALDELKGRAGDAP comes from the coding sequence ATGTACGATTCGCACAAGATTGTTCTCCTCTTCCCCGGCCAGGGCTCTCAGGAGGTGGGGATGGGCGGTGCGATTGCGGAGCGATTCACCGATGCACGTAAAGTATTCGAAGAGGCAAACGAAATACTCGGGTTCGATATCAGAAAGCTCTGCGTCGAGGGCCCTGAGGCTGAACTCACGCTGACCAAGAACAGCCAGCCGGCGATATTCGTCACTGGTATCGCCTGCATTCGGGCGCTTCAGGAAGTTGCCGTAGACATGCCGCTCCCCATAGCAGCCGCTGGATTGAGCCTGGGAGAGTTCAGCGCCCATGTGGCGGCGGGTTCATTCTCATTTGCCGATGGATTGAGGCTTGTGCGACAGCGCGGGGAGGCCATGCAGGAGGCGTGCGACAGAGAGCCGAGCACCATGGCCTCGATCGTAGGGCTGGATCTGGATACGGTGAAGCAGATCTGCTCGCTCTTTCAGGATCGGGGTGTGCTTGACGTCGCAAACCTCAATTGCCCGGGTCAAATAGCGATTTCCGGGAGCGTGGAAGCGGTGAAGGCCGCGATGACGGAGGCGGAGAAGCGGGGCGCGCAGAAGGCCATGCAGCTCCAGGTGAGCGGCGCGTTCCATTCGCGTCTCATGAAGCCCGCTGAAGAAAGGCTCCGCCGGGCAGTGATGGAAACAAAGATCGTTGAGCCGAAGTACCCTGTGATCGCCAATGTGAGCGCGCTGCCGGTCACGCAACCCGGTGAAATTCGCGCGGCGCTCCTCAGGCAGTTGTGCTCACCGGTATTGTGGGAGAAGAGCGTGAGGTACCTCATCAGCCGGGGGGTGGCGTTTTTCATGGAAGTGGGCCACGGCAGGGTGCTCCGCGGTCTCATGCGCCGGATTGACAAGAGCCTAAAAGTGGTGAACGTGCAGGATCCGGACACCCTCGGGAAGGCGTTGGATGAACTCAAAGGCAGAGCGGGAGACGCACCATGA
- a CDS encoding ketoacyl-ACP synthase III — MSHAKVGIIGCGSYLPEKILSNADLEKMVDTTDQWIVERTGINIRHIAREDQATSDLAIEASRRALTDSGLSASALDLIIVATVTPDMAFPSTSCIVQKHLGAFDAACFDLNAACTGWLYSLDVAWQCIKAGRYRNALVIGAEKLTAITDWQDRNTCVLFGDGAGAAILGQTTDGSEIISSYLGADGRWGNLLYLPGGGSRTPASHETVDQRLHYLKMEGKEVFKQAVNAMVHAAESALERARMSAGEVTYVIPHQANLRIMRAVAKKIGVPFEKFYITVDHCGNLSAASIPVALDEAMKQAKLAKGDTVLLVAFGGGFTWGAMVVKM, encoded by the coding sequence ATGAGTCATGCGAAGGTCGGCATTATCGGATGTGGATCCTATCTGCCGGAAAAGATACTGAGTAATGCAGATCTGGAGAAGATGGTTGATACCACTGACCAGTGGATCGTCGAGAGGACAGGTATCAATATCCGGCATATCGCTCGTGAGGATCAGGCCACCTCAGACCTCGCGATCGAGGCTTCCCGCAGGGCTCTCACCGACAGCGGGTTGAGCGCGAGCGCGCTTGATCTGATCATCGTCGCGACGGTTACCCCCGATATGGCTTTCCCCTCCACCTCATGTATTGTCCAGAAACATTTAGGAGCGTTCGATGCCGCCTGTTTTGATCTGAACGCCGCCTGTACAGGCTGGCTCTACTCGCTGGATGTGGCGTGGCAGTGTATCAAGGCCGGGAGGTACCGTAACGCCCTCGTGATCGGAGCGGAAAAACTTACCGCGATCACCGACTGGCAGGACCGAAATACCTGTGTTCTTTTTGGCGATGGAGCCGGCGCGGCCATCCTCGGCCAGACGACAGACGGGAGCGAAATTATCTCGTCCTACCTCGGCGCTGACGGGCGCTGGGGCAATCTGTTGTACCTCCCCGGCGGCGGCTCCCGGACCCCGGCGTCCCACGAGACCGTTGACCAGCGCCTCCACTACCTGAAGATGGAGGGCAAGGAGGTATTCAAACAGGCGGTGAACGCTATGGTGCACGCAGCGGAGTCGGCACTCGAACGGGCCCGGATGAGCGCGGGAGAAGTCACCTACGTGATACCGCACCAGGCGAACCTGCGAATTATGCGCGCCGTCGCAAAGAAGATTGGTGTTCCCTTCGAAAAATTTTATATCACAGTTGATCACTGCGGCAATCTGTCCGCAGCCTCCATCCCCGTCGCGCTCGATGAAGCGATGAAACAGGCGAAGCTCGCGAAGGGCGATACGGTGCTCCTCGTCGCCTTCGGCGGAGGTTTCACGTGGGGCGCGATGGTGGTGAAAATGTAA
- the plsX gene encoding phosphate acyltransferase PlsX, which yields MKIAIDAMGGDHAPRAVVQGALEAIEAKPDREIILVGREDELRAQVKKLGKPELLANVSFVHASEVIGMGEEPLSGLRKKKHSSIGEAANLVKRGEAGAMVSAGNTGAVVMATKLKWRFLKGIERPGIATYLPTPWGVSLLIDAGANIDCKPVHLLGFAIMGDAFARLIQKKQNPKVGLLSIGSERTKGDALVRETFELLERAKLNFIGNVEGRDVYGYKVDVVVSDGFVGNVVLKCTEGLAWAMMKMIKEEVRKNLWNKIGGLILKGSFASIARRGDYTEYGGAPLLGVNGNCIICHGSSNAKAIRNAIRVAESFVQHGVNEYIMQRTTESCATQ from the coding sequence GTGAAAATCGCGATTGATGCAATGGGGGGCGACCACGCCCCGCGCGCCGTCGTCCAGGGCGCGCTTGAGGCGATTGAGGCGAAGCCCGATCGGGAGATTATCCTCGTCGGCAGGGAGGATGAGCTTCGTGCGCAGGTCAAAAAGCTCGGGAAACCTGAACTCCTGGCCAACGTATCTTTCGTGCACGCCTCTGAGGTAATCGGGATGGGGGAAGAACCGCTCAGCGGGCTGAGGAAAAAGAAACATTCTTCCATCGGCGAGGCGGCCAATCTAGTGAAACGGGGCGAGGCCGGGGCGATGGTCTCAGCGGGCAATACCGGGGCAGTGGTGATGGCGACGAAACTCAAGTGGCGTTTTCTCAAGGGGATTGAGCGGCCGGGGATTGCGACCTACCTTCCCACCCCGTGGGGCGTCTCGCTGCTCATCGATGCGGGCGCGAATATAGACTGCAAGCCGGTACACCTTCTCGGGTTCGCGATCATGGGAGATGCATTCGCCCGCTTGATCCAGAAAAAGCAAAATCCGAAGGTCGGCCTCCTGAGTATCGGATCCGAGCGGACCAAGGGGGACGCGCTGGTCAGGGAAACATTCGAACTCCTCGAGCGCGCGAAACTCAATTTCATCGGCAATGTCGAGGGCAGGGATGTCTACGGTTACAAGGTGGATGTGGTCGTTTCCGACGGTTTCGTGGGCAACGTGGTGCTCAAGTGCACGGAAGGGCTTGCCTGGGCGATGATGAAGATGATTAAAGAAGAGGTGAGAAAAAATCTCTGGAATAAGATCGGCGGCTTGATTCTCAAGGGATCCTTCGCGAGCATTGCCCGGAGGGGCGATTACACGGAATACGGGGGAGCCCCGTTGCTCGGGGTGAACGGGAATTGCATCATCTGTCACGGGAGTTCTAATGCCAAGGCGATCCGGAATGCCATTCGTGTCGCCGAGAGCTTTGTGCAACACGGCGTGAATGAGTACATCATGCAGCGGACCACTGAGAGCTGCGCGACACAGTGA